Sequence from the candidate division WOR-3 bacterium genome:
TCTTTTTTATCTTGAAAACGCATTTAATTTATGCAATAAAAAAGAAACTTTAGCGAATATTTTAAGGGAAAAAGCGTGGATCAATTTTCTAATTGGTAATTTTGAAGAATGTAAAAAGTATTTAGATAAAACAAGGGAAATAATTGAAGAAATTGAAGATGAAGAAAAAAAAGATTCTATGAAAGCCAGTTTCTATAATATTTTAGCTTCCTACTTTTCCCAAAAGGGAGATATAGATAAAGCAATTAACTTTTATAAAAAGTCTATGGATATTTATGAAAAAAGAAATAATATAGTGGGTAAAGGAACAATATACAACAATCTTGGTTTTCATCTATATAAAGATGGTAAAATTGAAGAAGGTATTGAAATGCTCTTCAAATCACTTGAAATAGAAAAAAACACAGGGAATTACTTAGGTTATGCAATTACCTGTAATAACCTTGGAGAAATGTATTTACTTTTATATAATCTTAAAGAATCCGAAAAATTCTTCAAAAAATATCTTGAAGTTAACAGAAAAATAAGAAATAGACTCGGAGATGGTTATGGAAATCTTGGTATGGCTGAAATAAGAAAAAGAGAGGGTAATTTTAAAGAAGCTGAAACATTTTATCTTGAAAGTGTAAAAATTTTAAAAGAAGTAAAAAGTGAGGTAGTTGAAAACAGAGCAAAAATGTGTCTTTCTAACTTTTATTTATCACAAGGTTATTTAGAAAAATCAAAGTTATTATCGGATGAAGTGTTAAAATATGCTGAAAAAGAAAAACATTTTCTTGCCCTTTACACTGTATATCTTTTACTTGCTAATTACCATTTAGAAATTTATAAAAAGACTAAAAACATAAAAAGTATGAATGAGGCAGAAGAATTTATCAAAAAAGGAGAAGAACTCTTAAGAGATTTAATAAGAGAAAAAATAGCACCTATAGAACTTTATAAAACAGAAATTTTATATTATTCTTTGAAAAATGAACTTGAAATAGTTAAGGAAAAAGAAGAAAAATTAAATGAACTTATCCTTGATTTAATAAGTAACATAAGAGAAACAGAAAATAAGGAAAACTTTTTAAAACATAAAGACTTTTATTATTTCATCTATTCCTGCTAAAATAATGAAAATTTTCTCTGAGTTTTTCGGAAAAGTAATTGAAATTCCTGATAATCCAGAAAGAATAGTATCACTTGCACCTGATATAACCGATACTATATTTAAATTAAAAAAAGAAGATAAACTCGTGGGCATAAGCTTTTACTGCAGAAGACCTTATGGAAAACTTAAGAATTTTTTAAGAGTAGGGTCCTATTTAAAAGTTTTGTGGGAAAAACTGGATTTATTAAAACCTGATTTAATATTAACAACTTCAGGTGCTCAGAGGGAAGTCTCCTATGAAATTCTAAGAAGGGGATACAGTATTTTTGTTTTGCCTGTCCCTCAGTCAATTTATGGAATTTTTGATAATATAAAAAAATTAAGTATTGTTTTGAATGAAACTGAAAGGGGATATAAACTTATTGAAAGATTAACAAAAATAATTGAAAAAATAAGAGAGGAGAAAATAAGGATAAAAGTTTACTATGAAATATACCTTGGAGGGAAAATAACCATAGGTTCTTCAAGTTATATAAATGATGGTTTGAGAATTCTTGGACTAAAGAATATTTATTCTTTTAAAAAGGAAAGTTATTTTGAACCTGATGATGAGGAAACTAAAAAATTTGATTTTGACCTTATATTATATGAACCTCATAATGAAAAAATTGATAAAAAAATTTTAGAAATGAGATTAAAAGAAAGATTTGGTAATAAAAAAATTTTAATATTACCCTATGATTTTTTAGCCCATTATGGACCTTCTTTTATTGATGAGGTCCTTTTAAAATTAAAAAAGAAATTAATTAAAACTCAGTTCCACTTGTAAATTTGAGAGAAGGAGCAAGAATATAAGGAGCATAGATTCCTGTAGAAAACCTGAAGTCATAGTGTGAAGATTCTGAAATTAACTTTCTCTCCTTTGAAATTTCTATATCTTGACTTAAAACTCTTAAAAAGGAATCAGTGAATCTTAAATTTTTTAGAGATTTTGTGATTTTACCTTTTTCAATTAAAAAGGTTCCATCTCTTGTCATTCCCGTTATGATAAATTCTGAGGGACTTACTATATTTGTATAGTGGAATCTTGAAACATATATACCTTTTTCTATATCCTTTAAAATTTCATCCTTACTTTTCTCTCCCTTTTCTATAACAAGATTAAAAGGGAAAGGAAAAGTTGAGGGAGGAAAACCTGCAGCATTACCTGTTGATTCTTTATTTTCTAAAAAAGCAGTTTTCCTGTCATACACAAGATTTTTAGCTATTCCTTTTGAAACAAGCTCTACTTTCTCTCTTCTTACACCTTCAAAATCAAAGGGAAAAGCAAAACCTTCCTCAAAATACGGGTCTTCAAAACATGTTAATTTTTCTGAAAAAACTTTTTCTCCTAATTTTCCAAAAAGAAAATTTCTTTTTTCCTGATATGTTTTAGCGGAAAAACCTATAAAGGAAGCAAAAGTAAAAATATCTGCCACAGCCTCAGGTTCAAGAAAAACAGTATATTCCCCAGGTTCTAACTCTACTTTGTTAAAAGATTTTTCAGCTTTAAATTTTGCTTCCTCTGCTATTTTTTCAAAATCAAGTTCAGAAAATTTTCTTGAATGTGCTTCAGACCAGCCACTTGCTGAATCTTTCATTGCTGTAACTGTTACATGTGCATCTGATAACTTTGAATAGGCTTTTAAACCATTTGATGAGAAAAGGACAATTTCACTTCCACCTG
This genomic interval carries:
- a CDS encoding TldD/PmbA family protein, with translation MKGFDFYEDFFKKILENKKGEEIFVAFLYEKNDITRYSKSKIHQNTSYEEMRVGISIKEKNFVVTRFFSNPEIKEAKEIVEKTYEMLKNAAPSDYPGFPGPYTYKNVFTFDEKTLNVSEEERAEAVYKISKILGDFEGFGVVNTGGSEIVLFSSNGLKAYSKLSDAHVTVTAMKDSASGWSEAHSRKFSELDFEKIAEEAKFKAEKSFNKVELEPGEYTVFLEPEAVADIFTFASFIGFSAKTYQEKRNFLFGKLGEKVFSEKLTCFEDPYFEEGFAFPFDFEGVRREKVELVSKGIAKNLVYDRKTAFLENKESTGNAAGFPPSTFPFPFNLVIEKGEKSKDEILKDIEKGIYVSRFHYTNIVSPSEFIITGMTRDGTFLIEKGKITKSLKNLRFTDSFLRVLSQDIEISKERKLISESSHYDFRFSTGIYAPYILAPSLKFTSGTEF
- a CDS encoding helical backbone metal receptor yields the protein MKIFSEFFGKVIEIPDNPERIVSLAPDITDTIFKLKKEDKLVGISFYCRRPYGKLKNFLRVGSYLKVLWEKLDLLKPDLILTTSGAQREVSYEILRRGYSIFVLPVPQSIYGIFDNIKKLSIVLNETERGYKLIERLTKIIEKIREEKIRIKVYYEIYLGGKITIGSSSYINDGLRILGLKNIYSFKKESYFEPDDEETKKFDFDLILYEPHNEKIDKKILEMRLKERFGNKKILILPYDFLAHYGPSFIDEVLLKLKKKLIKTQFHL